The genomic window CATGTGAATTTGTACAAATCACTTAACCCCTCTGTGCCTAAGTTTTCCTCTTCTTTACAATGAACATAATAGTAACCCTTGCTTCATAGACTGTTGAAGAATAAAGAAGTTAGCACATGTATGATCTTCATAGCATACATTCCCAGTGCTCTTTAAAGGTATACATCCAACTCTTGGAAATCTCTTATTGAAAGAAAAACTTTAAGTCAATATTTGAAATTGGGAATTAATGGTAGGTGCAGAATTGTGGATTTCAGGTTACATGATACGTGTGGTCCTTGTCTCATCTTCCCATCTAGGACCCTCTGGCTCTGAAGACACATATCAGCAACTGGAAACTAAGAGAATGTCTTCTAGGGATTTGATGTTTGGAATGATTTTCTTATTAGAGACTACAGTTGGTGTCCTGGggaatttttctcttcttttccagtaCATCTTCCTTTATTTCATTAGATGCAGGTTACGGTCCATAGACTTGATTCTCAAGCACCTGACTGTAGCCAACTCCTTATCCGTTCTCTGTAAAGGAATCCCTAAGACTATGGCAGGTTTTGGGTGGAAAAATTTCCTCAATGATGTTGGATGCAAATTTGTTTTATATGTTCACAGAGTGGGTAGGGGAGTGTCCTTTGGCAGCACCTGTCTGTTGAGTATCTTCCAGGCCATCACTATCAGCCCTAGGAACTCCAGATGGGCAGAGCTTCAAGTGAAAGCTCCCAAGTACATGGGCTTCTCCATTTTCTTGTGCTGGACCCTGCACATGCTGCTAAATACCAACTTTCTTAAGGAAGTTACCAGTAATTGGAGCAATAAAACCAccacaaacaaaaaagactatGGATACTGTTCTTCTGTGGGACATGATCAAACCACAGGCTTACTACATTCATTATGGATAGCACTCCCTGATGTTGTGACTTTGGGACTCATGCTCTGGTTCAGTGGCTCCATGGTTTTCATCCTGTACAAACACAAGCAGCGGGTCCAACACATTCATAGGAACAACATCTGCCCCAGAGCTTCTGCTGAGACCAGAGCCACCCAAACCATCCTTGTCCTGGTGAGCACCTTTGTATCTTTTTACATCCTCTCCTCTATATTTCAAGTTTTTATAGCTGTTTTTTATCAACCCACTTGGTGGATACTGCACATGGATGCACTCATTTCTATGTGTTTCCCAACAGTCAGCCCCTTGATTCTCATGCGCTATGATTCCATTCTCTCCAGGTTCTGTTTTGCCGTGATAAAGAAGACAAAATCACCCCATCTTATCAGAAATACCTAACTGTATGTTTTTGCACAAGCTTCATGTGTTAGTTTATTCATCTCACAGAATTCAACCACATATGAAACTGTATAGAATGaactgtttttttatttgtttttcttttccttttttttaaaaaaatttctttactGTTTTAACTTCATCTCATCTGTGTTTTtgcagaattttttaattttgtaattatATGGGTCAAAATATGTTGGCCACTTCAACCATCTTCACATAGACAGTTCAGTGAGAGtaaatatgttcatcatgttATTCAACCATTACCATCAACCATTCCCAAATGTTTCCATCTCACTTAACAGAAGCTCTGTGCCCCCTAGGCATTGTGTctttctttcccctccctcccagccaccctggtaaccactaataaacttttgtctctatatcCTTACCTATTCTACTCTTTGTCATCAGGTCAACTCTGAcaaatagcaaccctattggtcagagtagatctgctccatatggtttccacggaacggctgggggattcaaactgcagaccttttggttagtagccgagttcttaaccactgtgccaacagggcttctACCCATTCAGATACTTCATCTAATTGGGATCATGCAATttgtgtccttttgtgactgatttatttccttCAGCATAataggcaactgttttttgtttgtgtgtgtgtgttttttttgattagtagttTATTTTGGTAATGATatgtttttgctgaagatcagcaAAGTTGTGTTCCTTGTGCACACTGTGGGGAAGTAGAATTTTAGTGGTACAGTAGAAGAAAAGCCTGtggatctgcttcagtaaagattacttCCAAGAAAGAGTGGCAGGGATGGGGGTAGCAAGGTGAGGAAGGCCAGACATGTTGAACTTCACCAAAGGCAGGAAGATTTTAGCAGTATTCATAAGATGTGGTAGGGTAGAGACTTGATAcctgtttctgtcaagtcaattttgactaaccacaaccataaaagacagagtagaactgccccatagggtttccaaggctataatctttatggaagtgaagTGCCTCAGCacctggtgtgttcgaaccactgaccttttggttagcagcctagtgttaaccactgtgacaccagggctcctttgaggcATGGTAGGAAGATAATGGAAAGGTAGGGACAGGTTAGATTATAAAGGAACTTACTGGGCAACTGGTTTTCAAAAGAAGATGCAGCAGTAAAAACGAAGAAAACAGGTAGGTCAGGAAAGAGGCCAAGTTACACTCAAATTGCAAAGTCATCCTTTATTTGCTGCATTGGGTTGAAATTTTCTTCCAGGATCTGGTTCCCCTTCATTTTCATTGACTCCAGCTCAATTCCAGGAAAGTCCATGTGTTGGTGTCCATCCGGAGgagagaatggaaaggaagaactataaaaaaaaaaaaaaatgtaaccaatataaTGGAAGAGtttatgtagaaattgtcaaattggaacttaatttgttgtgtaagctttcaccttgaagacaataaaacattattaaaaaaaaaaaaagaaggagaagaaagaaaccaaagtcaAAGGTCCCAAACAAGTACTTTGTCCCACACTTTCTGTTACAAAGGGGAAGAGCTGTAGCTCCGAAAGGTTAGGCATGTCGCCCATGCAACAGGGTAACTGGCTTTGGTCAGTCTGACTTATTGATCCAATTGCAATGactagttgctgttgttgttactaggtgtggtagagttgattctgactcacagcctcCCTATGTagaatggaaggaaacactgcctgttcctgtactatcctcacaatcattgttatgcttgagcccacctttgcagccaatgtgtcaatccatctggttgagggtcttcctctttttcatagacCCTTTACTTCACCAGGCATGGTATCAGTCTCCAGGTCCCTTCTTGTAACATGTCTAaactacatgagatgaagtctcaccatcctctctcctaaggagcactctggcagtACCTCTTCAAAAACAGATATGTTTGcccttctggaagtccatggtatattcaatattcttcgccaatagcataactcaaatgcatcaattcttctttgttcttacttattcattgtccagcttgcccatgcatatgagttgattgaaaataccatggcttcggtgaggtgcaccttagtcctcaaagtgacatctttgctttttaacactttaaagatgtcatttgcagcagatttgccaaatatcTGTTTTCTTGACtacttctatgggcattgattgtggaggcaagaaaaatgaaatcgttgagAATGAGTAGAGAAGGAACAGAAGTGAGGTCAGTCTAATTCATTCCTTTCTGCTCGTTCCATTTCCTATACTCTATTTTCTCTGCCccataccttctcatctttgcttcagaGTAATTATTGACTATTTGGGCTCACATAGACGATTTTTTTAAAGAGCTCATAACTCACAGGTAGTATTCTTTATGTTATGAGAAATCAGTTATTTAACTAAAATTGGCCTGAAGAAATcatttgtttaaggtttaaagaatatctcagagcTACAGGCTCGAAGAGTCCTCTAGtttctaccagtccagtaagtctggactttttaagaattcaagttcttttccccatttttttctcattctatcaTGATGCATCTTTTGGGGCTCTAATCAGAACAGTCAATagaggtagccgggcaccatctctttcttctggtcccaggataGATGAGGCTACAGTTCCAGTAGATTATAAGTGCTGTAGATTAACCTCTTCTCtaagtctttagttttcttctttctcttttgctcccaaTAAGTAGAGACCaaaagatgtatcttagatgaccgttcacaggtttttaagaccccagacactactcacccatTAGGATGTAAACATACACTTTATGGATTATATTATATTTTAGCAATTGAGTTGCTCCATTAAAGGAGGCCAAAGCCTTCAATCCCAGAAAACTAATCTCACTGACTTTGGTTTCTGTAAACGGCCTGAGAAATCAAGATAccttcattttccaaaatagccaAGCAAATAGGGACTTATAGAGGGCTCACATCAGGAAGGCAGGAATGGGGCTTAACATAGTCATGGGTGTTCATTGATTGGATTGATCGTAACTATGCATTAAGGCCCCAGTCATGCATATTGATTGATGTTCCAATGACTGAGGGACCCTGGACATTGGTGCATGCTCTTTGGGGCTTCCTGGATTGGTAAGATCATCCATGCACAGGAGATACAGTGGCAAGTCCCTGTGAAAAATTATCCCTCTTGCCAGGTCCACTTCCAGATTTGCCTGCTGTgtctcttcactagtatcatttctGGTTATACTAAATGGGTAACTGTAAGTATAGGTAAGAGTCTCCATAGATTTTGTGAGCAATTATAGAGAATTAACAAACTCATAGGGGCAGTGAGCCATCATGCGCTGGCAGGACAGAGGTGATGTGTGTagacccagctctgggtggctgTTGGTCAGGGAAAGACTACATGAGCACTGGCTGAAGAAGTACAGTGTCTTTGAAATTAGAccctgaggtcatcttttagATAAATAACAGATGGGCTCAAAAGATAAAGAATATCACAAATAGGAATGGtgcacctttaaaaaaatcatctatatgagaccaaacagtcaacaattactttaaaaaaaagatgagaatataagtggacatgcaagctagattaatggaaatggaacaattaCAACAGaagtaatgagaatgttcacacattgtgaagaatataacaaATGTCACAGAACAAGTTCTGCAGATATTGTTATATGTGAACTTCAGCTGCTGTGTAAACCATCGccaaaaacaaaattaagtactactaaaaaaagaaaaagaaaaattgtagaGTCCATCTAGCTTGTTATCTAGTCCCAGgggagtagagagagagagagagagagagagagagaggccagCTGGTCTGAAGTGCCGTCTTCTGAGCCTATGGTTGTTCTCTGATGACCTGAATTCAGGTGACAGTGATGTTGTGACCCAGCTCAGGGTAGCTGGGGATGAGGTCTGATctaactctgggtggttagggtcagagagacATAGTACCAGAGAAGTGGCTGGCATGGAGGAAATGGAGATGTGGAAGGATGAGGCCTGGATCCACTTCCAATTAGCAGTTAGTTTCATGTTGATCCTTGCCACAAAGTTAGTGATAAAGTTGAAGTTTTCCCAACTCTCCCCTTTGATAGCGCACATGGTAGCAATGTTTTCACAGGATGAAATGAAGCCCCTTTGCAGAGGTACTGTGAAACATAGGAGATGGTGAGCCAAAGAAAGAATGTGTTGGAAGATGGTACATCTTCCATATATAGACCCATCTCGACTCTTGTATGTTGGACCTCATCTGGATTGTACCCaacagaaatcccattcctccCGCCATCTTCCAGATAAACTGGTCTTCTTTCTCAGAACACCTGTGATGTTTGGAATCATTTTTTCCTAAAAATGTGGTAGACACCATCACTGGTGCTATAGTAAAAGATTTTAGCTAGTGTAAGAATaatctatttttcattttaatagttACATGTATTTTCAAGTGTATTAATAGATATCTATAGATGGCTATTAATAGATATATGGTATGTATATGTACCTTACAGGTCATCCCCGATTTCCTACAGGGTTCTGTTCCAAGGAAGACTCTGTCATAACTTGGtcctgacataagttgaatacctcatttttttttttttagttttcattattattgacttttattatcagtatttatAAAAAagtgatctttatttgtctttggggttggcatgagaatgataactgCAAATTACATTCTGCAACATTTTATGTagcacatattactaatgataaaaaaaagcATTGTCATAAGTGCTGTCAGttgtaataaaaaatattttatattggggactacttgtatatgtaatatatatatattacatatacataaaatagatatatatagtgtgtgtgtgtgtgtgtgttctgacatACATATTTGCCCAACTAGCACCACAATATCGACGGGTATTTTTTTGTTAGAACAAACCTAAGCCCATAGCCTTAGAGggaattccaactcctagtgactccgtacaagagtagaactgccccataggggttccaaacCTTTTGCCCAAATGCATATATTTAAACTGTACTTTAGGCgcaagtttacagagaaaattagtttctcagtaaacacttaatacacatattattttgtactATTGGTGGCCAACCTTGCATCATGTCAACACTCTCAACTTCTGCTCTGCACCCTTGGGTCCCAcatttccattcctccagctttccTGCCTCCTCCTGCCTTTTTGTCCCTGCCCCTAGGGTGGTGTGCCCAATCctgaagtctttacagaagctgactgccacatctttcccctggagaggggctggtgtgtttgaacccccaacctttttcTTAGGAGCTGAGGGGTTAACCATtagaccaccagggctctttgttgtTAGAAGTAGGTGAAGTAAAATAAATACCAAATATactcaaagaaaaatattaagcgAAAAATTCATGCAGTTTGCAATATATAGGATTAAGCcccccatgt from Loxodonta africana isolate mLoxAfr1 chromosome 11, mLoxAfr1.hap2, whole genome shotgun sequence includes these protein-coding regions:
- the LOC100674590 gene encoding vomeronasal type-1 receptor 4-like; protein product: MSSRDLMFGMIFLLETTVGVLGNFSLLFQYIFLYFIRCRLRSIDLILKHLTVANSLSVLCKGIPKTMAGFGWKNFLNDVGCKFVLYVHRVGRGVSFGSTCLLSIFQAITISPRNSRWAELQVKAPKYMGFSIFLCWTLHMLLNTNFLKEVTSNWSNKTTTNKKDYGYCSSVGHDQTTGLLHSLWIALPDVVTLGLMLWFSGSMVFILYKHKQRVQHIHRNNICPRASAETRATQTILVLVSTFVSFYILSSIFQVFIAVFYQPTWWILHMDALISMCFPTVSPLILMRYDSILSRFCFAVIKKTKSPHLIRNT